The proteins below come from a single Miscanthus floridulus cultivar M001 chromosome 1, ASM1932011v1, whole genome shotgun sequence genomic window:
- the LOC136502701 gene encoding uncharacterized protein, translated as MYPRVNPDALPAPGSLEMGHAAHAVAYPPPPPTAEVMPVTVIQQRHGGHAPDRSSCEDHDPSALLVGATLITMLAFLLGSSVPGGYWPQDTPSGDGNGRLYRAGDPIMRDLHRPRYWVFRVASWLGVASSMVLTLSLLVRMAVTSRHVRWSFAVAYASLLLTFAASQTRTHLSLDILLCLAVLLVSWLITSVREENRACIMKVLCCSSRDS; from the coding sequence ATGTACCCGCGCGTGAACCCAGACGCGCTGCCGGCCCCGGGCAGCCTTGAGATGGGCCACGCCGCCCACGCTGTTGcgtacccgccgccgccgccgacggcggAGGTCATGCCCGTGACCGTGATCCAGCAGCGGCACGGCGGGCACGCGCCGGACAGGAGCAGCTGCGAGGACCACGACCCCAGCGCGCTGCTCGTGGGGGCCACGCTGATCACGATGCTCGCCTTCCTGCTCGGCTCCAGCGTCCCCGGCGGCTACTGGCCGCAGGACACGCCGTCGGGGGACGGCAACGGCAGGCTGTACCGCGCCGGAGACCCTATCATGCGCGACCTGCACCGGCCAAGGTACTGGGTGTTCAGAGTGGCGAGCTGGTTGGGGGTCGCGAGCTCCATGGTGCTGACGCTGAGCCTGCTGGTGAGGATGGCCGTGACCTCGCGCCACGTGCGGTGGTCGTTCGCGGTGGCCTACGCCAGCCTGCTCCTCACCTTCGCGGCGTCGCAGACCAGGACGCACCTGTCGCTGGACATCCTCCTCTGCCTCGCCGTCCTCCTCGTCTCCTGGCTCATCACCAGCGTTCGCGAGGAGAACCGCGCGTGCATCATGAAGGTGCTCTGCTGCAGCAGCCGGGACAGCTGA